In Magnetococcales bacterium, a single genomic region encodes these proteins:
- a CDS encoding SGNH/GDSL hydrolase family protein — translation MPLFRFAVIFFLWVVAVVVSLYLANFVAGWWVPSWPVLGLHGVDPGLGRQGWGRVLDLEAGQGFNSWGQRDRERTVKPLSGVRRIAFVGDSFLEESAAIPLPLAVEKKLARQDWEVVNFGVSATGTSDYFYRIKNIVIPLGADEIFLFFYVGNDFSPDKLSTRLAIFSTYPKDSIASEMGLLALNHLVTNRHRNVLRVWQPGSRENLHEREQAMMHRLRTLDDAGVRRFLLDLSGFEGDRRERLRLVLARPESEYLFSALKTPDGGLFRSYMFEPLFHWAVGEAYREEKTLPEELIMGIYPRMRAMKQVCADHGIPFSVVLVPMGFHVDPRYGETWSIFGNPQEYGSNRRQALRVFMERLRGDGVPVHDLTTTLDGVRGTYLNVDGHWSPRGIDQVGDELVRILREKQER, via the coding sequence ATGCCTCTGTTTCGTTTTGCGGTGATCTTTTTTCTTTGGGTGGTCGCGGTTGTCGTTTCTCTGTATCTTGCCAATTTTGTGGCGGGATGGTGGGTCCCCTCGTGGCCGGTTCTGGGTCTGCATGGGGTCGATCCCGGTCTGGGACGTCAGGGTTGGGGACGGGTCCTCGACCTCGAGGCGGGGCAGGGGTTCAATTCGTGGGGACAGCGGGACCGGGAACGGACCGTGAAACCGCTTTCCGGAGTGCGGCGCATCGCTTTTGTCGGCGATTCTTTTCTTGAGGAATCCGCCGCCATTCCCCTTCCCCTGGCGGTCGAGAAAAAACTGGCGCGCCAGGATTGGGAAGTGGTCAATTTCGGGGTGTCGGCAACCGGAACCAGCGATTATTTCTACCGCATCAAAAACATTGTCATCCCCCTGGGGGCGGATGAAATTTTTCTGTTCTTCTATGTCGGTAACGATTTTTCTCCCGACAAACTATCCACCCGGCTCGCCATTTTTTCGACCTATCCCAAGGATTCCATTGCCTCGGAGATGGGGCTTCTGGCCCTGAATCATCTGGTGACCAACCGGCATCGCAATGTTCTGCGGGTATGGCAACCCGGTTCGCGGGAAAACCTGCATGAGCGGGAACAGGCGATGATGCATCGTCTGCGTACCCTGGACGATGCCGGGGTGCGCCGTTTTCTGCTTGATCTTTCCGGGTTCGAGGGCGACCGGAGGGAACGGTTGCGTCTTGTGTTGGCCCGTCCCGAGAGCGAATATCTTTTTTCTGCCTTGAAAACTCCCGATGGCGGTTTGTTTCGCAGTTACATGTTCGAACCCCTGTTCCATTGGGCGGTGGGGGAAGCCTACCGGGAGGAAAAAACCTTGCCCGAGGAACTGATCATGGGAATATATCCCCGGATGCGCGCCATGAAACAGGTGTGTGCCGATCATGGCATCCCCTTTTCGGTGGTTCTGGTCCCCATGGGATTCCATGTCGATCCCAGATATGGCGAGACATGGTCGATTTTTGGCAATCCCCAGGAGTATGGCAGCAACCGGCGTCAGGCATTGCGGGTATTCATGGAACGGTTGCGTGGCGATGGTGTTCCGGTTCATGATCTGACCACGACGCTCGATGGGGTACGGGGGACCTACCTGAACGTCGATGGTCACTGGTCGCCTCGGGGGATCGATCAGGTTGGGGATGAACTTGTCCGGATCCTCCGGGAAAAGCAAGAACGGTGA
- a CDS encoding glycosyltransferase: MKADSGCDRDRPVVVSFLATFLRPEMLHVYRQVTSLVAFEGWVITRSRRHPELFPFERLLILKKSPWRFFSRIYHRMQRRRVPMDGAETKAMRIHVARVRAEVVHVYLGTEAVRILPYLVRETRPKVVSFHGADLSDDLTQDEFQRLLAVTDLFLVRSDSLKAALVQRGCPEHRIRMNRTGVPLPEPFVARIPEGFSRQRPLRLLQACRFVEKKGLDVTIKALSLLREQGMAVELTLMGSGPREEELKRLVRDLRLEGLVHFPGFVDNPTLLQALTRYDVFLHPSRTTPGGDREGIPNALLEAMAWGIPSIATRHSGIPEVIEDGVNGLLIDESEPQSLARAIQRLTTEPDLAARISRGGHETIRERFTIQKCVASLEESYRLAISLARSRGGF; encoded by the coding sequence ATGAAGGCCGATTCGGGATGCGATCGGGACCGACCGGTGGTCGTTTCCTTTCTGGCAACCTTTCTCAGACCCGAGATGCTGCATGTCTATCGTCAGGTCACCTCTCTGGTTGCGTTCGAAGGATGGGTGATCACCCGCAGTCGCCGGCATCCCGAGCTTTTTCCTTTCGAACGATTGTTGATCCTGAAAAAAAGCCCCTGGCGTTTTTTTTCGCGGATCTACCACCGGATGCAACGGCGGCGTGTCCCCATGGATGGCGCCGAAACCAAGGCAATGCGGATCCATGTCGCCAGGGTTCGGGCCGAGGTCGTGCATGTCTATCTTGGCACCGAGGCGGTACGGATCCTTCCCTATCTGGTCCGGGAGACCCGACCGAAGGTGGTGTCGTTTCATGGCGCCGACCTGTCGGACGATTTGACTCAGGATGAGTTTCAACGGTTGCTCGCGGTCACCGACCTGTTTTTGGTTCGAAGCGATTCGCTGAAAGCGGCGTTGGTTCAACGGGGATGTCCCGAACACCGCATCCGCATGAACCGCACCGGGGTTCCCCTTCCGGAACCTTTTGTGGCCCGGATTCCCGAGGGCTTTTCGCGACAACGTCCCTTGCGTTTGTTGCAGGCGTGCCGCTTCGTGGAAAAAAAAGGGTTGGATGTGACCATCAAGGCGCTTTCTCTGCTGCGGGAACAGGGAATGGCGGTGGAACTGACCTTGATGGGGTCGGGTCCCAGGGAAGAGGAATTGAAGCGTCTGGTTCGGGATTTACGGTTGGAGGGGCTGGTCCATTTTCCCGGATTCGTCGATAATCCGACCTTGTTGCAGGCACTGACCCGATACGATGTATTTCTTCATCCCAGCCGGACGACGCCGGGGGGGGATCGGGAGGGGATTCCCAACGCCCTCCTGGAGGCGATGGCCTGGGGGATCCCCAGCATCGCCACCCGCCACAGCGGCATTCCCGAGGTGATCGAGGATGGGGTCAACGGCCTGCTTATCGACGAATCCGAGCCCCAATCCCTGGCCCGGGCCATTCAACGGCTGACCACAGAGCCTGATCTGGCGGCCCGCATTTCCCGCGGGGGACACGAGACCATTCGCGAACGTTTTACCATACAAAAGTGCGTCGCGTCCCTTGAGGAAAGTTATCGACTGGCCATTTCCCTGGCCCGATCCAGGGGCGGTTTCTGA
- the asnB gene encoding asparagine synthase (glutamine-hydrolyzing) produces the protein MCGICGKISFAGAAVERSRLEAMCRAIAHRGPDALGVHVDGPVGLGQTRLAVIDLSDAAVPPLGNEDGTLWVVFNGEIYNFQALTEQLKRRGHRFSTRSDTEVLLHLYEDFGTDMLEHLQGMFAFALWDGKRHRLFAARDRLGEKPFFYRQDARGFLFGSAIRAITAHGGMTVAPDWMAIDRYLSHQYVPSPLSAFAGIAKLPPGHFLLVTAAGEVTLRRYWAPEPQPPFAGTDGELEEELSRRLRESVRTRMVADVPLGALLSGGIDSGTVVSFMAESSSRPVQTFSLGFADEAGGGELPFARAVAQRYGTRHHELILDSSHLDGLPELVRHYNEPFADPSALPTWHVAKLARGHVTVALTGDGADECFAGYANYARAMRRAWGDVLPESVRWRVGEMISGLARLSGPGRLAAWMHQHAVRFGGVLPERFLSRMAIFNHWDKAMLYGSGMLEHLAMAPRMMTGLPPAWDPSMNGWEWMMRHDQSNYLPDCLMVKTDVASMAHGLELRAPMLDHTLVTFAASVPERLKHDGLVGKNILRKLAADRLPEAVVHKPKTGFGIPLARWLREKDGQLLRSVLLTQRSLTRGVFDPLVLRRMVAEQVAGKKNRGRQLWALLILELWFQEFID, from the coding sequence ATGTGCGGCATTTGCGGCAAGATTTCTTTCGCGGGCGCGGCGGTCGAACGATCGCGGCTGGAGGCGATGTGTCGGGCCATCGCCCATCGGGGGCCCGATGCCCTTGGGGTGCATGTCGATGGACCCGTTGGCCTGGGACAGACCCGTCTGGCGGTGATCGATCTCAGTGATGCCGCAGTCCCCCCCCTCGGCAACGAGGATGGCACGCTGTGGGTCGTTTTCAATGGTGAAATCTATAATTTTCAGGCGTTGACCGAACAACTGAAACGACGCGGCCACCGTTTTTCCACCCGAAGCGATACCGAGGTCCTGCTGCACCTTTATGAAGACTTCGGCACCGACATGCTTGAGCACCTTCAGGGAATGTTTGCCTTCGCCTTGTGGGATGGAAAACGCCATCGTTTGTTCGCGGCGCGTGATCGATTGGGGGAAAAGCCTTTCTTCTACAGACAGGATGCCCGAGGATTTCTATTCGGTTCGGCCATCCGGGCCATTACCGCCCATGGGGGAATGACGGTCGCGCCCGATTGGATGGCGATCGATCGCTATTTATCCCATCAATACGTCCCGAGTCCGTTGAGCGCTTTCGCGGGGATCGCCAAGTTGCCGCCGGGGCATTTTTTGCTGGTGACGGCGGCGGGAGAAGTGACCCTGCGGCGGTACTGGGCACCGGAACCACAACCTCCCTTCGCCGGCACCGATGGGGAACTTGAAGAAGAACTTTCGCGGCGGTTGCGGGAATCGGTGCGGACGCGGATGGTGGCGGATGTGCCGTTGGGGGCCTTGTTGAGCGGTGGGATCGATTCGGGGACGGTGGTATCGTTCATGGCCGAATCGAGTTCCCGACCGGTGCAGACCTTTTCGCTGGGCTTTGCCGATGAGGCGGGAGGGGGGGAACTGCCCTTTGCCCGGGCCGTGGCGCAGCGTTATGGGACCCGGCATCATGAACTGATCCTGGATTCATCACATCTTGATGGATTGCCCGAACTGGTGCGTCATTACAACGAACCCTTCGCCGATCCTTCCGCCCTGCCGACATGGCATGTGGCGAAACTGGCACGGGGGCATGTGACGGTGGCATTGACCGGGGATGGCGCGGATGAATGTTTTGCCGGATATGCCAACTATGCCCGGGCGATGCGGCGGGCCTGGGGCGATGTTCTGCCAGAGTCGGTGCGTTGGCGGGTGGGGGAAATGATTTCGGGACTGGCGCGGTTGTCGGGACCGGGTCGCCTGGCCGCTTGGATGCATCAACACGCCGTCCGCTTCGGGGGCGTGCTTCCGGAGCGGTTTTTGTCGCGGATGGCCATTTTCAACCACTGGGACAAGGCAATGCTCTATGGTTCGGGAATGCTGGAACATTTGGCGATGGCGCCGCGGATGATGACAGGCCTGCCGCCGGCATGGGATCCGTCCATGAACGGGTGGGAATGGATGATGCGCCATGATCAGAGCAATTATCTGCCCGATTGCCTGATGGTCAAGACCGATGTCGCCTCGATGGCGCACGGTCTGGAACTGCGGGCACCGATGCTCGACCATACATTGGTGACCTTTGCCGCTTCGGTGCCGGAACGATTGAAACATGATGGCCTCGTGGGGAAAAACATTCTTCGCAAGCTGGCTGCGGACCGGTTGCCGGAAGCGGTGGTACACAAGCCCAAAACCGGGTTCGGGATTCCTCTGGCCCGATGGTTGCGGGAAAAGGATGGACAACTGTTGCGGTCGGTATTGTTGACGCAGCGGTCACTGACCCGGGGGGTGTTCGATCCGCTGGTGTTGCGGCGGATGGTGGCGGAGCAGGTGGCGGGAAAGAAAAATCGGGGCAGGCAATTGTGGGCCTTGTTGATCCTTGAACTCTGGTTTCAGGAATTTATCGATTGA